The Mauremys reevesii isolate NIE-2019 linkage group 1, ASM1616193v1, whole genome shotgun sequence genome has a segment encoding these proteins:
- the RAB30 gene encoding ras-related protein Rab-30, producing MSMEDYDFLFKIVLIGNAGVGKTCLVRRFTQGLFPPGQGATIGVDFMIKTVEIKGEKVKLQIWDTAGQERFRSITQSYYRSANALILTYDITCEESFRCLPEWLREIEQYASNKVITVLVGNKIDLAEKREVSKQRAEEFSEAQNMYYLETSAKESDNVEKLFLDLACRLISEARQNTLVNNVASPLPGEGKSISYLTCCNFN from the exons ATGAGTATGGAAGATTATGATTTTCTGTTCAAAATTGTTTTAATTGGCAACGCTGGCGTGGGGAAAACCTGCTTAGTCCGACGCTTCACTCAG GGGCTTTTCCCACCAGGTCAAGGAGCCACTATCGGAGTTGACTTTATGATTAAGACTGTGGAGATAAAAGGTGAAAAAGTGAAG CTGCAGATCTGGGACACGGCAGGGCAGGAGAGATTCCGGTCCATTACGCAGAGTTATTATCGCAGCGCTAATGCATTAATATTGACCTATGACATAACCTGTGAAGAATCCTTCCGATGCCTTCCCGAATGGCTGAGAGAAATTGAACAGTACGCCAGCAATAAGGTCATAACTGTGCTAGTGG GTAATAAGATTGATTTAGCCGAGAAAAGAGAAGTCTCCAAACAAAGAGCTGAAGAATTTTCAGAGGCCCAAAACATGTACTATCTGGAAACTTCTGCTAAAGAATCCGATAACGTGGAAAAACTCTTTCTGGACTTAGCTTGCCGGCTGATCAGTGAGGCAAGACAGAATACGCTTGTGAACAATGTGGCTTCCCCGTTACCAGGAGAGGGGAAAAGTATCAGCTATTTGACTTGCTGCAATTTCAATTAA